Sequence from the candidate division KSB1 bacterium genome:
TGCAATTCGGCGGCCAATCCGAAGTGGGAAAAATCAAACGTCTCTTGCTCAAATCTCCGCAGCAGGCGTTTGTGAGCGAAAAAAATATCGACGCTCAATGGCGGGAACTCAACTATACCAGCGCGCCGGATTTTGCAAAAGCGCAGCGAGAATATGAAAGTTTTGTTGACCTCCTCGAGCAACACCAGGCGGAAATCGAATTTCTTCCCCAAAACGAGGCGACCGGGCTCGATTCAATTTACGTTCACGATCCGGCGCTGATCACCAACCGCGGTGTGATTCTTTGCAACATGGGCAAGGCCCAACGCCGCGGCGATGGGTGAATTTTTTTCGAAGATGAATGTGCCGATTCTCGGCGTGATCGCCGGCAACGGCCGATTGGAGGGCGGCGATGTGGTTTGGCTCGACGAGCGGACTTTGGCCGTGGGGCGGGGCTATCGCACCAACGACGAGGGCATCCGGCAATTGCAGCAGCTTCTGAAAGATTTGGTTGACGAAGTCGTCGTGGTGCCGCTGCCGCATTGGCGCGGGCCGCATGAGGTGTTACATCTGATGTCACTGATCAGCCCGATTGATGTTGATTTGGCGCTGGTTTGTTCCAAATTATTGCCGGTGCCGTTTCGCGAGCGGCTGCTGGCGCGCGGGTTCAGGCTGCTCGAGGTGCCGGATGAAGAATATGAGAGCATGGGCTGCAACGTGCTGGCCATCGCGCCGAGAAAATGTATGATGCTCGCCGGCAATCCACGCACGAAAGCGCTGCTGATGAATGAGGGTGTCGAGGTGTGGGAATACCTGGGGGAAGAAATTTCACGGAAGGGCGCCGGTGGGCCGACGTGTTTGACGCGGCCGATTTGGCGGGAGTAAACAACTTTCAAAAAGTGGATATTTTGTTTTTCTGTATTTTGACAGTGTAGAAGCAAAAAACCTGCTATGATATTTTTAATTTTAAGGAGGAAGGGAAATGACCGTTCTCGACTTTTTGGTGTTGCTGGCGGTGGCGGGAATTTGCGGCGCGTTGGGACAAGCCATCAGCGGTTATTCGCGCGGCGGCTGTCTGGTTTCAATTGTGATCGGATTCATTGGCGCCGTCATCGGCGTCTGGCTGGCCCAGAAATTGGAACTGCCGGAACTCTTCGTGATTCACATTGGCAACAAACCCTTTCCCCTCATCTGGTCGATCATCGGCTCGGCGCTGTTCGTGGCGCTGATCGGGTTGATTTCGACGCCGAAACGCAAACGATAATATTTTTAAATCATTTTCTTCAAATCATGGTGCAGTGACATGCAATTACCAGCGGTTTCTCTTTTTATCCCCTGCCTCGTCGATCAGGTTTATCCTGAAATCGGACTGGCGATGGCAAATGTCTTGCGCCGGCTGGGGGTGAAATTGAACTACGACGCCGCACAAACCTGCTGCGGCCAGCCGGCGTTCAATTCGGGATATAAAGACGAAGCTTTGCAAGTTGCGGAACATTTTATCGAAGTGTTTCGCGGCGCGCAGATGATCGTTGCGCCCTCCGGCTCGTGCGTCGCCATGGTGCGGAATTTTTATCCGCATCTTTTTGCGGAGCATCCGAAATTTTCAGAAGCGAGAGCCCTCGGGCAGCGCGTGTTTGAGTTTTCCGAATTTTTGGTTAAAAAGCTTGGCGTCGTCGACGTGAACGCGACGTTCGCGTGCAAAGCCGGGTTTCATAATTCCTGCCACAGCTTGCGCGAGCTGCGAATTGAACAGGAGCCGCTGGCGCTGCTGCAAAACGTCCGCGGACTGGAACTCATCGTGCCGCCCGGCGAACCGGTTTGCTGCGGATTCGGCGGACTGTTTTCAATAAAATTTGAAGCCATTGCCTCGGTGATGACGCGAAGCCGGCTGGAAACATTCGAGCAGCTCGGCGTTGAGACCGTGATTTCAAATGACCCGGGATGCATCATGCAAATGCGGCGGGAAGCAAAAGCGCGGGGGACTCAAATGGAGGTATTGCATCTGGCGGAAGTTTTAGCCCGCTGTTAGCCTCGGGGTCAACATTAATTTGCTTCAAATGATTTTCATCGCCATCTGATTGCGTAACCACACCACACTCAATCTCCGGCATCTGCTTCATTCGCAGCCAAATGCTGCGCTTTTTATTTCACCTTCACCACCACCAGCGTCAAATCATCCGACTGCGCGGCCGCGCCGGCGAATTGCAAAACGGCACGGTAGATCACGTTGCGAAGATTTTCCGCCGTGCCGTGACGATGCTGACGAACCACCTCGCAGAGCCGCGCGATGCCGAATTCCTCCCAGTTGGCGTTGGCGGCCTCGGTGATGCCGTCGGTGTAAAAAATGATCACGTCACCAGATTGCAGCGGGACCGTATGCTCGTCGTATGTGATGCCTTCGCGCACGCCGACCACGAGATTGCTTTGCCGCAACTCGCAAATGTCGCCGTCGTTGCGGCAAAGCAGCGGGTAGTTGTGGCCGGCGTTGGTGTAGGTGATTTTTTTCTCCGGCCAAAGAATCGCATAAAAAAACGTGGCGTATTTTTCGACCGTCGTGCTGCGGGTGATTTGATTGTTCAATTCTTCCATCACCTGTTTGGTCGAAGTGCTGCGGATGGCGGCGGCGCGTCCGGTCGCTTGCAAATTCGACATCAGCATCGCGCCGGGAATGCCCTTGCCGGCGATGTCCCCGATCGCCACGCCGATCACGCCATTGCGCAAATCGACAAAATCATAATAATCGCCGCCGACCTCCTGTGACGGCACATTGATGGCCGCAATGTCAAAATATTCGCTGTTCGGCATTTGACGCGGCAACAGCAGACGCTGAATTTCCCGCGCCAAATGCAGCTCTTCGTCCAGACGTTGTTTCGTCAAACGTTCCTGATAAACCCGGGTGTTTTCAAACGCAATCGCAATTTGCGTTGACAGCAGCGAAAGCAGCGTCATGTCTTCGTAGGAGAAACGCCGCTGCGTGATTTTTTTACCAATGGTCAGCACGCCCACCAGTTCTTCGCGATGCAGCAGCGGCAGGAAAAGCTGCGCGCGCAAATGCGACAGGTTCTGCCGTTCGACCGGCAGATTGATTTTATCGAGAACGTCCCCCTCTTCGACCGGTGCCTCCATGTGCGCCATCAGCGGAATAAATTGGCCGTTCGGCTCGAACCGCAGCTCGATTTCGGCATTGTCCGGTGCTGGCGCCAGGTTGCCATTGAGTTTTGGATCGCGCCTCGGCGCCTGGCGGATCGTGGTGAAAAAAACCGACTGGGAAGCCGGTGAGATGGCATTTTGCTGCAGGGCCATCGCGGCTTTGGGCAGAATCAAATGCGCGCTTTCAACCAACATCGCTTCCTGCAAGGTGGAGGTGATTTTGTTGCGAAGCGCCAGCGGATCGACGATGCCGAA
This genomic interval carries:
- a CDS encoding arginine deiminase family protein yields the protein MGEFFSKMNVPILGVIAGNGRLEGGDVVWLDERTLAVGRGYRTNDEGIRQLQQLLKDLVDEVVVVPLPHWRGPHEVLHLMSLISPIDVDLALVCSKLLPVPFRERLLARGFRLLEVPDEEYESMGCNVLAIAPRKCMMLAGNPRTKALLMNEGVEVWEYLGEEISRKGAGGPTCLTRPIWRE
- a CDS encoding (Fe-S)-binding protein — its product is MQLPAVSLFIPCLVDQVYPEIGLAMANVLRRLGVKLNYDAAQTCCGQPAFNSGYKDEALQVAEHFIEVFRGAQMIVAPSGSCVAMVRNFYPHLFAEHPKFSEARALGQRVFEFSEFLVKKLGVVDVNATFACKAGFHNSCHSLRELRIEQEPLALLQNVRGLELIVPPGEPVCCGFGGLFSIKFEAIASVMTRSRLETFEQLGVETVISNDPGCIMQMRREAKARGTQMEVLHLAEVLARC
- a CDS encoding PP2C family protein-serine/threonine phosphatase, which codes for MNLSHFTALIYLIGGIIIFLLGLLIFREDARQRLNRITAAMLFLVALGPILGAFGLLLEQVEPPASVDVDLLNRLFLVWEFFFPQLVLFSLVFPTEHPVLQKHPNLPFVLYIPQTLNLALALFLPRPEDVQTLSQWLGLNREWSLLLQPFKILFSLATAALDLMVRYRETYFAAINLAYVLTAIIVMYVGSHRLNNPRLITQVRWVLWGIRASMGLYAIAFLLPKLSPLALGREVEYTLTILSLLIGAGVIAWALIRYQFLDVRFIIRRGFVFSITSGLLVGIYMLGYTQAKNIVAAALGDSAAGGVPLVEILFLTVAVIIFQPLLSFLEEVVERIFFKGGQNYQQVLQNLSREIFGIVDPLALRNKITSTLQEAMLVESAHLILPKAAMALQQNAISPASQSVFFTTIRQAPRRDPKLNGNLAPAPDNAEIELRFEPNGQFIPLMAHMEAPVEEGDVLDKINLPVERQNLSHLRAQLFLPLLHREELVGVLTIGKKITQRRFSYEDMTLLSLLSTQIAIAFENTRVYQERLTKQRLDEELHLAREIQRLLLPRQMPNSEYFDIAAINVPSQEVGGDYYDFVDLRNGVIGVAIGDIAGKGIPGAMLMSNLQATGRAAAIRSTSTKQVMEELNNQITRSTTVEKYATFFYAILWPEKKITYTNAGHNYPLLCRNDGDICELRQSNLVVGVREGITYDEHTVPLQSGDVIIFYTDGITEAANANWEEFGIARLCEVVRQHRHGTAENLRNVIYRAVLQFAGAAAQSDDLTLVVVKVK